The genomic stretch TTGTACGGACCAAATCAGTCAAAGCCCAGAAACACATCAGTTTTCTACCCCACCCACGAGAGACAGCTCAAGCAGTACACAGATGGCAAAAGTAAATTCGATAAGCCCTACAAAGGGCTTAACAGTTAACTATGCTTCAAATTATGGATGGCCACCAACTGGGACATTGTACCAGAATAAGATATGTACACCTGTAACGACAACTGCATTCTTCAGAGCATTTGTTATCAAACAGTTATCTTGGGGGATTGTTCACACTTAAACCTATTCACTTACACTGATATTTCAGACTTAACATAAAATATTAGCATCTACATTTAATGCATTCTGGATAACATCTGACTAAAAGAACAATCTGCCTAGGAAAAACTGCAGTAAAATGGACATATCctgaaatggattccaagaaagCAAATTGCTACACCACATTCTTGTATCCTTCAAGCTATGACAGTCTTGTCATCATGGTATTTCAGGGTTTGATTACCAGctacagggaaaataaaaaagattttttttttttgagcacaTTTATCAAACCTtaatgtttataattttttattgaGGAATTGGCAGCAATGGCTATATTGCACCCTACAAGTTCTTTAAAAGTTTGCGAAAGATTTGACATCAGTGGCAGACCCATTTACAGTgtgcaagaaggaaaataaaaagatcagGAAACAGCAAGTGCTGGATATTTTCAGTGCATGTTCTAattccagaaaacaaaagaaccaTTTTTCTTGCACTGCAGTTTGTCACCCTCCCAGGACAGACTTGTAAATTTACACAGGAGGCAAGACAATCCCAATCCAATCTTAAAATGTCTCAATCATTCAGTCTTTTTCCTTGACCCAACTTATCACTTATCTTCACAGCTCACAGCAGTTTCACCAGGATGCTCTGTCTTCAATTTTTTATGAGATGGCTCTCCCGGGAGAAGAGACGTGCAATGCTCTAAGGATCGTGCAATTTCATCAATTGTCCATTTGTCTTCATAAAGGGCATGCTCCTCTAGCGTAAATGGCCCGTGTTTGGTTCGGGTCAGCTCTTGCATTGTGGCACAGGTAGAGAGTTCTAcagtaaagcagaaaagaggATTTAGAAAAAACGCACGGTCAAGTTTATCTACTTGCAACTCactgaaattgtatttttacatgTAGCCTTCTACATTATTCTGCTTTGTCTGAGAAGGAAGTTAATGAAGATTTATCACCCATTTATATCTTCTTAAATTTGAGCCAAGGAGTTCCTTTGATTTCAACAGATCTCCAGTGTAGTAAAGAGTTCAAAATCTGACAGAAAGTTGTCAAAAGGTTTTCCAGAtttaaatcagaataaaaagagaggaaataatgaCATAAGATGTAAGCAGAACATTCTGTATTCACAAATGACGTAGAAGACCGTGTACTATTTTTCCATAGACTTTGAGGCTTTAGCACTTCTTGCCTTCAAGAAGgacttttgacatttttatccTATTTCGTCTATCAGGACAAtataaattaagaaaaggaaaaataaaaaatagaaacaaatgcTCTGATATGTTAAATAAATACCAATAGGACAGAATTACATAACGAGGGGCTACAAAACATAACAGCAATCAGAGATGACTTGTAAGCGCACAGGTATACTAAAATATTCTCTCCCATCCTTTCTGATGCAGGAggatttttactgcattttaaattttttaaaagaaaccagcTGAGGACAGACTTTATCTTGGTTTGTCATTAAAGGACTAAACATAAGCCAGTATGCTCAGAAGGCAGTAACAGAAAGAGAATCTTTGACTTGCCTAAGCACAATAACAACATTGAAATTCATAGGGTTATCCCACATCACTTGCTTTCTTGATCTGCAAatgtatcatttaaaaaaaaaataaaatttgaaatggATTATCTGTTCTCCATCATGCAGTGTGATAGATATAGAGCACAAGACAAATAACCCTGtgggaaagcaaaaccattcACAGTTcaggcaaaggagaaagaaaacactagAAAAATCATCACAAATGTAGAAGTCTTTGCAGCAGATAGGGTTTATTATGTGCATGGTAATGCTCTGTGcaatctgttttcaaaatgtgatgAATAACGTTTAAAAAGACAgtatctttcttcttctcacGCTTAATCTGAGTTAGCTTTAACAtatggaggagggaaaaaaaaaatatgcccaCCTTGCCTTGTATTATCCTGCTCAGTGCTATTACTTGCTCCATTTTTATCCCCCAGCCCCCAAGGTCCTCTGGCAATTATTTCGCCTTTGTTTCCCCatgctcccaaggaaaatacCTTAGTATATAAAAACAAGTGATAGCACTACAATTCTGCAAAATAACACATAGGTTTGGCTGCcgaatatatataaaatgacaaattttTTCCATAAACAGACACGTTCATTCCTTAAACtgtcatgggtttttttcatgcctACCTTTGCCAATGTCACTGACCAGACTCCTGACATAAAAGCCACCACCACATTCAACATCTGCAATGTTAATAGTGACATGGTAAATTGCCAGTGCGATCCGAAATCTACTTTACACAGAAACCATGCCCCCacataaatgtaaaaatgcGCTAAGCAAACAACCcagtgataaaatatttataggaTGCAACATCAATTATTCATCCTGTAACATATGTGCGGGTGAGATTGCTAAGCCAGACAGGAGGGAAAGCAAATACAATGGCAACTGAACTAACTCACTAGAAATTAAGTACTTGCTGTGGTATGTTAACAAATGCTTCAGTCCTATTCATTTTAAAGGTTTCAGAAGGTCGTTTCATATTTCTAATAATGAAAAGGGATTTCAAGTATAGTCTAAACTGACTATCGATGCTTTTAAGATACTGCACACAGGCAGCTccaatgaaattttaaaatttaccttTAACTTTCCCTGATCTCTCAGCCctgcccttcctcctctgccagtgATCAGCTGCTAGTCACCCAACCATAAAGTAAAGTAACACAGCCCTGAGCTCTGTCACTCATACCTGCTCATCTTATGATAACATCTGGTCTGCCAGAGGACTATAGGTCAACTACGTAACTGATCAATGCAAGACATTATCTCGACCTCACAGGAGCATCAAACATTTACAACAGtctttttggtttatttattaatgTGCTTCCTAATGTACTACCCAAGTTTCTTCATGTATGACAGAAGGAAGGATAAGACCCTGCCTTCTCAACTGAGAAAGAGGTCTGACAGTAACCGATACTGGTCCTTGCTGCGCCCTGAGAGAaatggcagcagctctgggcatctGGGTAAAAGAACCAGCAAAGTGAAGCAAGCAGACCCGAGAAGGGAGTGAGACGGAGGTTGCGAAATCATGGACAGATGCAAATAATCCCCTGACCAGCCTCTCAGAATTTTCCCTCACAGAAAGATTACATATAATCAGCTTAACgtaaaaccaaaatactgtGCTTTTACCGCAAAGTGAAAGTCTCTGCACATGGGCTCGCACCAAAGTAAGTAGCTGGGGGAAATGAAACCCATTTCACTATCTTATTCCCATTCTGAGTGTAAATAAGCACTAAAAAGCTGGGACCATCACTCTATGTAATAATCTTTGGCCTTTACCCAGTGTGAATAGCGGTGGCTGGAACTGTTGGAGAGAGAGGCTGTACACTCTCACTGGCCGAGCAGGCTTTGCTTTGACTGCTTCTCCTCTCTTCATCAGAGTTGATAGCCTTTCTCCATCCTTCTTCAAAGCAGAATAGCTGATCAGACAGAGCATGAAAATGTGTGTCATACAGTTGTAATAGAACAAGCTTCCCATCCTCCAGATCCTGTTAATATTGTACTAGAGTACCATATATTTTACCCTTCTAATCCTCTCCAAGTgctcacacaaaaaaaacccccaacctagTAAGTGCTTCTGAAATCTCTTAGACACAGAATCATCTCATTTGCCAGTAGCTATGTAAACTGGGAAACAAGAGACAGTCTTGTATTTATCTGTTGCTGTACAGATTTAAAAGTGTTTCATCACTCAATTTGTAGTTTATGAAAACAAAGGGTTTCTGTAAGGGGTACACACTTGCAGCTGCCTCTATCACACTGTCTCTCAGAAGCCTGCAGGGTGTACTCTGTTTCAGTGTTACGCTGAGCTGagcactgggagctgctggggcaaCCCTGTAATTCTGTCTTGCACTTTTACCCGTCTCACACCAGGGTTTTCCCTGAACCACAACTGCCAAGTTATGTAGCCTTGTTCTAGGGTGTTTAGGGGACCACtgtaggacaaaaaaaaataattaattttactgATCACATGAACTTTATCCAAAGCTCCAACTTTAGTTTTGCCAGAAAGATaaccacagaaaaatcaaaaaaatcttGCTCAAATTAGCAGAGGGTAATTTGAAACTGTTCACACAAAGCAGAACACCTACCGAATTACTAACCTTACAGGGCTCACATTGGAACCACAGTAACCAACCCATTGCAAATACAAAGGAAAGTATGTTAGCTTAAATCACCATAAAAGCCATCTGTCACAAGCTAAGTGCTTGCACATTGCCAGCTACTACGGCTCACCTGACTAGAAGAAATTTGCAAAGCTACAGAAGCTCAGTCACTAATCACTCATTCATACTCAAGTTTTCAGCAAACTAATTCAAAGTCATTTAAAGCACAGATGTCAGTAAGCCTCCCCTTACCCCACAACGAAAATTAAAGACTCAGAGCTTTGCTTTCTAATTGGAAGACAGGAGAGAAGCCACCGAGCCCTGCAAAGCTGTTTAAGACTGCTTTGCTACTTCACATTTACCATAAAAAACCAGACTCCAGGTTACCATTTGCACTTCCTGTTCAAATGGGCATGACCTGCAGTTCCAAATGTTAAACTCCTAGGTCTGCCTTTCCTCTATCGTCTTGCCAAAatgtgtctttttatttctgagagaaTTGACTTCTGTTGGCAAGTCCCGACAGCTGAACACAACTGCCAAGAGTGTCTGAATATTGCGGAACTTACAGTGGAGGAACCTGCATTATGTCCCCTGTGAACTTTTGCAGCACATTTTCAAGATCTCCTTTTGTTATCTGGTctgtagaaagaaaacagcaagtcTGTTAGCATTGATTATTCACATGGCACTAATGGCATCAATCATGTTCTGCAAACAGATACAAAGAAGAGGTCCCTCTCATCTGAATTCAGACTGGGtgaaaaacaccaaagaaaagagatgaaaaacagAATGTAGGTAGGAGTATGAATTATCACAAAAAGAATGGAACAAACCGTTCAAGGTGATTAAGACAGTCTGGACGCTTTCAGAAGGGCAGAAATCCCAATAcatacagttttcttttgcaatttcTCCTCCTGGGActgcaaattcatttttcttgggAACTATGCAAAAACTACAAAATTTGTCctattccaatttttttaaaggactaaaaagattaaaatgttcATCTAACCTTGGCAACTTCTCTTTTAGAGTACCTCAGTGCAGGGAAAAATACAACAGATTATTAGAGAACAAAAGCAtcatgtgtttggttttttttttgtgaagaaaacGACTGCATCTGGAACAACACATCAAATTTCTACATCAAACAACTAACCTGCAAACGCACACCAGGGTATTGTTATATATTAAGTAAGGCAATTTTACTGAAGAAATCCTGTAAAAGAAAGACAGCTGCTTTAGGCAATCTACTCTTTTTTAAGAGTACACATACACATCTGTCCCACTTTTATTAGAAGGCTATAACCTAAGTAGCTGATTGCATTGGTCTTTTGCAATACTATTCAATAGAGATGATGTTCATCCTTAATTTGTTTAGAGAGTACAAACATAAGATCTGTAATCACAATGCACTTCAGTGCATTTCTACTGTCTAGGACTCGACTAGTTCTCTTTCTCCTAAGCTATATTCAATTAGTGTCATCCTGCTAAGTCAACAGCATCCTCGAACATAAACCAACCAAATTTATTTACCGAGCCTTCATTATGTTTTGAAACAGACCTTTACTTGCAAACCTTACAAAACAGATGTGCTTCATGctttaagtaaaaaaagaagaggtttCTTTCCACAGCAGCTTTGGAAGATGGCAATGTGGTACCTCACTTTTGCAAAGCTCCCTTCACAGGTGCCCTCAAGAGCAGATGCTGTCCCTAGGCCCCAACAGCTGTCTCAAGAAGTGTCATTAACAGCGAGGTTGCAAGGCACAAAAGTCAGTCAGGGATGCTGAGAGACCAATGTACATCAGAATACAGggtaggaaaacaaaatcagttGTATAGTAAGTCTGGATCTTCTTCTGAAGAGCTTCTTCCATGATTATTTAATCTTCTATTTGTATTAATCTAGTTTAGCAACATATCACAACAAAACTACATGGTGGAAAGTTAGCATGACCCAGCTCTAGCTGGTGATCCTGGCAGCCTTCTTGTGAACCCCAGGTTGCTTCAGGCTAGAATTCAGTATTTCAGATCTAAGCATAAGCATCACTTGGGGTTCTCTTTCAATTTTCACCCCATAAACTGCATTTGTGGCTAGGGCATTTAATGAGACACCTGAGTTCAGTTCCTGCTCTGATCTCATAATCACCTGACTGAGAGGTTACATCTAGCCTCTGAGGAAATCACTTATGCTATAGGCAATCTctatctcaggaaaaaaaaaattctccccGTGAAGAATGATGTATTAAGCCATTAACAAACAAAGTTGTATGGTGTCTtatcaaagtaaatatttacagatgAGTTTGCTAAGATCTAGAATAAATCACAATTGTCTTCTGTGATACACCATGGCACAAGGTGGCTAGTATTACATTCTGAAAATCTAAAACCATGTGCTgcggtgggttttttccagcatgcCCTGCCTTTGTGCTAATGGACTGTATTGGATTCTTGCCCTCTCCCAGAGCAACACACAAGCTGGTGGAGCTTTCATCCAGCTCTCAGTCATAGTCTTGCCCCAAACACAGTTTCACTGTGTCCGAACTACTTGTTTGTCCCAGGCATCAGTTTGGACTTGTGACTCTGCAGGGCGCACAGCCCACACAGGGAACCAGCTCCTTCACCACCTTTCAGCTCCCACAGCCATTACACCCACAGCATAGGTAGGGGGATGCTGCCCAGGAGAACTCTTTCCCTTCAGGCCCTCGGCCACCTTGTCTCCCCCACCTGGCTGTGGACTTGCGTTTAGTAGGTTAACAGCTTGTCCGGTCAGCAAGTTTAGGGCAGCCTTTGGACTCAACCCTCCatcaagcaagaaaataaatgttaattagCATCAACAGTCCCAAAACTTTCCCCATTTGACTTATCCTTCTCCACTCCCTGAGAGTAAGGGGTTGAGAGATGTTTCTGCAGGACACAACTGTCACTGCCCTTGCTACCAAGAGCAAGCCTATTCCCCCCAATATCCTCATCGCAAATATCAAATAACCTCATCAGATACATCATGGACCATGAGTCTTGGCTAGAAACTGCATCTCTGTGTCCTTCCAGAGAGGGGTGTGGAGGCTGTCACTCTGTTTCACAATTTCGGTGAGGATTGCTGAGGTTTGGCCCATGGGATAGCTGCATCCAGTCCCCAGAAATAACGATTAGCCATAGCTTAGAACAAAAAGATTGTACCTGCTCTGTGAGTACATTCAATTCAACActgttttctaaatttcttcCTAAGCCTTTAGACCAATAGTGGGGTGATGTGATCTCTGCACAGGCTATGCATCTTCCAGTGGACTATTCCTTATGAGTCTATCAGCATCTCAAAGCACCCAAAACTTCAGTTCTCCAATGCTtctaaaaacattgaaaattaCTCTATTGGCTTCCaatatgaaaatgttaaagaaCAGCTGTGCTTCTGAACACTGGTGACTGTTGATAGATTTTTCCTGGTATAATGATAAAGGAAGTTAATTAACGTCACCAAACCAAAAGGTACCAATTGTGCCACAACCTCAAGAAGCATCCACTGAAGGGCAATACTGTCCTGTGCTTGTTAACAAACTACACGAAAAAAGAACTCAAGAATTATCCATGACAGCCCAACAAAACTATAGCAGATGACCTCCACTCAATCTGGCCGAGCACAAATTATTTGCAAACAGACAAGCAGAATGCTGAAAAGGCtacttttttcaaattattcagGTAGCTCTATTAAACACATTTCAGCACAATCAGCAGAGAATCCTTGTGAATTTTGTTGGTTCTCCATGTCTGGCTATAGTCTGTAGGCAGCTGAGAGAAAGTAGATTTCAGATTGCACATTCCTGTGTTTAgttacaaacattaaaaaagcgCGACAAACATTAATGTTCTCAAGAAGGTATCAGAGGAACACTAAACACTACTTGCTTCCAAAGTCAGCATCTGATAGCCTGGGAGAAGTATGAAACTATAACCTAATTTCATGTGGAAATGCAAACTTGTTGTCtgacaagaaacaaacaaaaaactatgAGAAGTTCAGGAGGGGTTAAACCCAAGGAGCTCTCTTCAGTACATCCTTTCATTGCGACCAACTGTAATACACAACaatttgctttctaaactgctgTCTAGGGACACGTTCAGGACTGAAATGTAACACTTTCTTATAGTTAATATAGCAGGCAACTTTCTGCAGGCACTTTCCTCTTGTGGTCCAGTGGAGTCAttcaagaaatgttttatatatCTTGCAAGCTGTTTTAGTGCCCTAAGTGCACTAAGGCCCAATCCTGAATGCTGCTGGCGCTGCAGGATTTATATTCCCTAGCAGATGTTCTGCTTCTTCCAGGATCCTTGTAGGTgtcaaagaaaagctgaaattcagCTCAAATATCTGATGTGTCTGTACTCTTGGAGTACCAGTTAGGGTTAGGGATTAGGGATGGTGGGCCACTCAGAGAATCCTGCAGAAAACCAAGCTGCTTTGGAGAAGACACtggaaaagatgagaaataCCTGCTTTAttagaagaagaggaaggaaggaaatacaaaatacatagGTAGCatagagaaaaaggaggagtaTGCATGTTCTCtcattcttctttctgaagaatTCAAATGTGATTTGcacaaaaatggaaagcaaccgAGACCAATTTCATGAGTATTTCTTCCAGCCATCAGCTTCAGTAAAAGGAAACTTTGTCCAGCACCTAAAACTGCACTGCCCCAGCAATGCCAATACTGTTCTTGAGGAGACCACGCAATGAACTGGATCATGCAACTCACCTCAGTTTAAAAAGATAAGCAACTCAAAAAAAGGGAGTATTTTTAACCAAAATCAGTTCCCCAAGGACACAGTCTAACAGAAAGCTAAACCACCATAACAGAGGAGGTGGTGCAGAGGTGGGAACTACTATAACAAGAGCTGCCAGTGAAAGAAACGCACATGAAAACAATACTGTAAATTCTGTCTGCAGTAAACAATAcaatataaaaaagcaaaactagtGTTTcaagaaacagatttatttttttaaattaattggcCACAGGATTTGCATCTACTTGAAATGATATTTCACAGTTTATATGTGAGTGAGTATCTACAATGAATACTACTCAGTATAGCGGAACCACAACATTCCACTTTCTGAGAGGTATACATAAAAACCAAGGAAGTGTTCTCTCCAAGCATCGTGAAGCGTTGACAACTTTAAGACCATGTGGGTGCTCAGTCCTTCAGAAGCTCAGAGAGAGACTTAGAACTTGGTCCTGAAGGAGAAGTATCCAACATCTCCGAATAACATCACCTAGTAAATAATACTATTTAGAATGAGCCATCAAGTTAATGTGGAGAAGAAACTCACACTTGCTTGCctcatgcaaaaagaaaaactgcaaaagaaaggaaattgggGGTGAGGGGTGGAATCCAGGGTACCTTTTCCAtcatactatttaaaaaaagataatttactTCATGTACCTATTAGCAGGTACCACAAACACTGTGGGACCTGTAAGAGCTGTTAAGCAAGCAGTTGCCTATAGTGGgtttgtgtggtgggtttttttgggggggggtggggtgtgtgtgtttggtttttttgttgttgttgtttggtttttttgttgttcttgttttgggattgttttgttttgttttcttcttttttccccaggttgTGAAGGAACTAATGGCAAATACATTTGGTGTGTTCCTGGTTTCTATGATGCCCTGGGTATTGTGGAATGTCCACTCCAACAAAGCTAGGATTAGTTCTGAAGCCTAGAACTCTTGCACTGTGCTCTGTGGGTCAGAAAAGTTCATTTATTAAAGTTGCTAGGACGCAGAATACAAGCAAGAGCAAGATTTGGTAGGTAAACATATGTAGAAAGTAGTTTATGCCTCATTTTATGTTGAGCAGTCTGTAGTTAAGGGGGTGTCCTGTAGGGAAGATCTAAGTACTTTATTCCTCCACTGGCCTTGAAGGGTGTTACTAAAAGAGCACTCATGGGACTATACactggaagaggaaaattttaCAGGACACGGCATGTCATTTGTCAGCCTGTCAAAGATTCAAAATGACACCATCCTGTCCAATTCTATTTTCTCCCTCCTAATCTCAtgcctggtttgtttttttccaacagaaatgAACACTTGCACTGGACGTAATTGCATGAAGCTGGTCTGAATTATATGAGCGCTGAAGTTGAAGATGAAATAATCTTAGTTtgatttcacatttaaatttaattcacAGAGTGCCAAACATCTCTTCCACTTTTCCATGATAGAGACCGTTTATGACTTCATATTACATCAAGTATATAGATACATTTACACTTACCATAAGGTTTTTCTTCAGTTACTTTTCCTGTAGCATCTAATGTATCAGTAGCTTTGCCCAGCAGTCCAATGGCAGTGTActtctgggaaggaaaaagagagattaGTGAGTCAGGTCTtcaaagttgtttctttttttttttaagtaaagacTGCAAGTACAAGTACTTCAAATCAGGACAGGAAGAATACTATCTGAATAGTCAATCCAGCAACCTAGAGtaagcaaaagcaaagatgaaaagaCATGGaactaaacaaaaattaaatcctgCATTACATGTGTCTATGATTTCAGTTTTAGAAACCCCAGGAAGAAGCAACATGGAATCTATTTTTTACTATAAATACATCAATaccacacagaaaataataggGTGGTAAAATCAAAGTCTCTGTGGGGTGTCATATGTCACTGTTGAAGCAAGGCACACAGAGTACCTTTCACACGCAATGTTTCTGTTCcttcacaatttaaaaaaaaagacacaaagacctttacttctgaaaacaaaacaaccactTCCAAGGCAAAGTGTTTAAACAGTTCTGCCATGAAATGGAGCAATATGCAATAGTCTAAAGCTGGAGTTTTGAACACGTGGAATCTGGTAAGGACCTTGTGACCAGCACAAGGAGTGCAAGGCCCCCGAGTGACATCTCTACTCTCATGGGTTctccaaatatttctgtttcagggtTTTTCCTTACACAGTTCTTCAGTGTATGCATCTGTAGTTTGCAAGAAGGAATTAGCCTGTTCCCAAGCCAGTAACTCTTGTCCTTACTGCATTTTACCTGCTGtccttcttttccatgtttCCACCCTAAGTACTGCCAGGCTGTGGGCATACAGCACAACCTGCTGAAGCTGACAGAAGGCTTCCCATGAACCAGCTGCCTCATGTCTTTTCACAAGGCTGCCAACACGTGAAGAATCACTCTGTAACTTGAGTTTGGGTCCAGTTTGGAGATACCTTCAGGTACTAAAATCTGCGGTTTGACCTCCTGCCTATCCCTTTCCATTCCATTTCCTTCAGCCCTATGTTAAGCCCAGGAGCCgtcaaagaaaaacattacacagcctgggagagaaaaatcaagacaTCAAGGTGCTCCACACACCTAATTCCCAGTGAGGTTTCAATGAACTTGCTCCCAACTAAGCTAATACAAATTTGATCCAAGTTGTAAAAGGATGTATCTTCTAGAAGTTGGTTGACCAAATTTGGAACACATCCAAATAGGTATAAGCACTAACATCTTACTCTTTAATACACGGCATCCTTTTCCATGTACTTGTGA from Grus americana isolate bGruAme1 chromosome 7, bGruAme1.mat, whole genome shotgun sequence encodes the following:
- the TRUB1 gene encoding pseudouridylate synthase TRUB1 isoform X2, whose product is MAAREAGGVVLGKSADKLFSLSGLFAVYKPKGPTSAGVLNLLKERLLAEAGVQTNGNKRNQVLKIGHGGTLDSAAAGVLVVGIGKGTKMLKTMLAGSKKYTAIGLLGKATDTLDATGKVTEEKPYDQITKGDLENVLQKFTGDIMQVPPLYSALKKDGERLSTLMKRGEAVKAKPARPVRVYSLSLQQFQPPLFTLELSTCATMQELTRTKHGPFTLEEHALYEDKWTIDEIARSLEHCTSLLPGEPSHKKLKTEHPGETAVSCEDK
- the TRUB1 gene encoding pseudouridylate synthase TRUB1 isoform X1, whose translation is MAAREAGGVVLGKSADKLFSLSGLFAVYKPKGPTSAGVLNLLKERLLAEAGVQTNGNKRNQVLKIGHGGTLDSAAAGVLVVGIGKGTKMLKTMLAGSKKYTAIGLLGKATDTLDATGKVTEEKPYDQITKGDLENVLQKFTGDIMQVPPLYSALKKDGERLSTLMKRGEAVKAKPARPVRVYSLSLQQFQPPLFTLDVECGGGFYVRSLVSDIGKELSTCATMQELTRTKHGPFTLEEHALYEDKWTIDEIARSLEHCTSLLPGEPSHKKLKTEHPGETAVSCEDK